The genome window TCCAGAAGGCCACCGAAGCTGTTACTCAGCGAGATGCCGAGGGCTGGTTCATTCATTGTGGCTACCCGGTTCCGTGCGACTGATCACCGCTATGACTCTTCCTCACGGTGAACCAACCGCCCCAGCCCGAGCCGTCCTTGGCCTTGTGCAGGGCGTAGTCGTCCTTGCCGTCGTGATCGAAGTCACCGACGACCGGCGTGTCGTCGGGCTCGCCCATGAGGAACGTCTGACGGGGGCCGCCGGTCAGGCTCGAGTGCCAGACGAACTGGCCATACATCCACTGGGACGTTTCGGATTGGAACAGCGGGGTCGCGAAGCGCTCGTAGACCGCGATGTCCGTGACGCCATCTCCGTCGTAGTCCGCGGCGAGCGGAATGGCGCCGGGCTTGCCCAGGTCGAACCAGCTCCAGTGCTGCCCCCGGCTCCGCCACACCGTGAAGTACCCGGGCGTCGCGGCGTCCGAGGCCGGGGTGTAGACGACGTAGTCCGTGATGCCATCTCCGTCGTAGTCACCCGTGAGCGAGACATCTCCAGGCATTCCGCCCGCGAAGCGCATGAGCCGTGGCAGCGAGCTGGCCTGGACGGTGAGCATGCCCGCCTGGGGCAGGGCGGGCGACGGCCAGTACCACGTGAAGTCAGACGTCCCGTCTCCGTCGAAGTCATCCTTGCGCCGCTTCTGGGGAAGGTCCGTGTAGACGTGGACCTCCCAGGGGCCGAAGGTGTCCGTCCAGCCATTCAGGGGGGTGCTGTAGGGGATGGGGCCGCGCTGCTCGAAGAGGACGCGGGCTGGCGTCCCAGCGCTCCAGCCCACTGGCACGATATTGCCGGTGACCGGGGTCGGTGTGCTGTTGGCGACGATGATGGTGCGGCGTTGCCCGACCTTGCGCTGGATGCCCACGAGCCCGGTGGGGAGCGTCACGGCCCCTCGGGTGTCGGAAACCAGGGCGGGCTCCAGGAAGCGAAGCTGGGCCGCGACCTTCTTGATGTCCCACCAGAGCTGTGAGTCCCGCGGGATGACATCCGTCCCCCACCAGAAGATGCCTCGGGCCCCCTGGATGATGGAGGAATAGGCCATGTAGCGGGTCTCCGTGTAGTTGGGGCGTCGGCCCACCACCCCGCCGTCCATTTCCTCCCAATCACAGCACTCCGTCATGCCTTGTCCCTGGAGCACCATCAGGACGGGACCCTTGGGTGTGTAGGGCGCCACGAAGTCCTCGTCGTAGAGCGCGCGCATGGACTCGGCGGTCTCCGCGGGTGCATTCAGGGGCGCCATGGGAAAAGGCGGGGAGGTGCCGTCGGGCCTGAGGGGGATGGGATACCGGTCCTGCCCCCAGGCGTTCGCGGCGGTCATCCATTGCCGATACTGCGCGGGGGAGAAGCCAGGCACATCTCCCCAGGGAGGGACGCCCTCGTACGCGTTGGTGGCGGCGACCTCCGTGTAATAGACGGGATGCGCGGGATCCCGGGCGTTGACGAACTGGCGGAAGCTCACGGCCTCGGCGAGGGTGGGGAGGCGCTCTCGCAGCGCGGCGGTCGCGCCCGCGTCGATGACGCCATCGGTCCGCACGAGCTGTCCGCCGCCCTCCATGTTCCAGCCCATCTCGTCCATGGAGTCGTAGCCGAGGAGCGCTGGCTTGTTCTTCAGCTCCTGGATCTTGAGGTCCAAGTCGCTGCCGACATGGTGCTGGGCATCCTTCTCCCGCACCCAATGCAGCGCGTTGCCTGGCTCGTGCAGGTGCTTCCAGTTCCACGCCTTGCCGAGGACGTGCACGCCATGCTGCTCGAACTTGTCCAGGTCGGCGGCGGTCAGGTCGGGGAGCTCATGGAGGATGGTATTGAATCCCACGCGGCCCAGTTCGCCCTGCGCGAGATCTGACTTGTTGATGTTGGGTTGGTATCTCGCGGGGCCTCCATCTGGCGTGCTGGCCGTGGTGGGATAGTCGAAGACCCCGATCACGAAGAAGCGTTTGCCTTCGTGAATCCAGAAGGGTCCTTCAGGAGGGATTTCGGAGGGGTCCGCGGCGGAGAGCTGGGGAGGACCACGCCCAGTGCGGCGAGCCCTCCCGCCAGCAGCAACCTGCGACTTCGGGAAGGTTCTCCTGGGTTGGGGCGCATGGCCGCGTCTTACCGCGAGGCTGTGTTCTGGGGATGCAATGATTTGCATTGCGTCACACCCGCCTTCCAGGCAGGCTTCACTCCAGGGCCGGTGATGGTGTCAGTGCAAGGGGATTTCCTTGTTCAAGTCTCTTCGTTCCTGGGCAGCAGCCCTGTTTATCCTGAATATTGCGTGTTCATCCTCGGAGCCGGAGCCCACCGGTCCCCGACCGGGCGACTTCGTGGAGGGGTGGCCCCAGAGGGTCGACGACCAGCCGGTGCAGTTCGTTCCGCTGGCCTCTGGTGGCGTCGTCGGGAGGGGTCGGACGCATGTCAATTCGAGGAATCTCCGGAGCCCCGGCAAGATCATCCGCTATGACGTGGCGGAGGGGGGGCTCTCCCAGGCGGACCTGATCGAGGGCGGGGTGCGGACGTACGGCCCCTTCGT of Myxococcus fulvus contains these proteins:
- a CDS encoding FG-GAP repeat domain-containing protein; protein product: MIGVFDYPTTASTPDGGPARYQPNINKSDLAQGELGRVGFNTILHELPDLTAADLDKFEQHGVHVLGKAWNWKHLHEPGNALHWVREKDAQHHVGSDLDLKIQELKNKPALLGYDSMDEMGWNMEGGGQLVRTDGVIDAGATAALRERLPTLAEAVSFRQFVNARDPAHPVYYTEVAATNAYEGVPPWGDVPGFSPAQYRQWMTAANAWGQDRYPIPLRPDGTSPPFPMAPLNAPAETAESMRALYDEDFVAPYTPKGPVLMVLQGQGMTECCDWEEMDGGVVGRRPNYTETRYMAYSSIIQGARGIFWWGTDVIPRDSQLWWDIKKVAAQLRFLEPALVSDTRGAVTLPTGLVGIQRKVGQRRTIIVANSTPTPVTGNIVPVGWSAGTPARVLFEQRGPIPYSTPLNGWTDTFGPWEVHVYTDLPQKRRKDDFDGDGTSDFTWYWPSPALPQAGMLTVQASSLPRLMRFAGGMPGDVSLTGDYDGDGITDYVVYTPASDAATPGYFTVWRSRGQHWSWFDLGKPGAIPLAADYDGDGVTDIAVYERFATPLFQSETSQWMYGQFVWHSSLTGGPRQTFLMGEPDDTPVVGDFDHDGKDDYALHKAKDGSGWGGWFTVRKSHSGDQSHGTG